In a single window of the Streptomyces sp. NBC_00353 genome:
- a CDS encoding SDR family NAD(P)-dependent oxidoreductase yields MSGRLTGRKALVTGGARGIGAAVARRLAADGADVAINYRSSGDAAEALAAEITADGCRAVAIKADVSDPDQIRRLADEADEALGGLDILVSNAGIEYFGKLDDVTPADFDRVFAINTRAQFFAVQNATRHMGEGGRIVLTSSQSAHKAVFYHALYASSKAAVECIALNLSAELGRRGITINAIAPGGTVTDMSAQAASHYVHPDVDTEFHTLVRTASSLGRMAQPSEIAAVVSFLVSDDASFITGRTIQADGGWF; encoded by the coding sequence ATGAGCGGAAGGCTGACAGGCAGGAAGGCCCTCGTCACCGGTGGTGCACGAGGGATCGGCGCGGCTGTGGCCCGCAGGCTCGCCGCTGACGGGGCAGACGTGGCAATCAACTACCGGAGCAGCGGCGACGCGGCCGAAGCGCTCGCTGCCGAGATTACCGCCGACGGCTGCCGCGCGGTCGCGATCAAGGCGGACGTCAGCGATCCGGACCAGATCCGGCGCCTGGCCGATGAGGCCGACGAAGCTCTTGGCGGACTCGACATTCTGGTCAGCAACGCCGGAATTGAGTACTTCGGCAAGCTGGACGACGTCACCCCCGCCGACTTCGATCGTGTGTTCGCCATCAACACGCGAGCCCAGTTCTTCGCCGTCCAGAACGCCACACGGCATATGGGTGAAGGAGGGAGGATCGTACTCACGTCGTCGCAGAGTGCCCACAAGGCGGTTTTCTACCACGCCCTTTATGCGTCGAGTAAGGCCGCAGTCGAATGCATCGCGCTCAACCTCAGCGCCGAACTCGGCAGGCGCGGTATCACCATCAACGCCATCGCGCCCGGGGGAACCGTCACCGACATGTCCGCTCAAGCGGCTTCCCACTACGTCCATCCCGACGTCGACACTGAATTCCACACCCTTGTCCGCACCGCCAGTTCGCTCGGCCGGATGGCCCAGCCCTCCGAAATCGCAGCGGTCGTCTCGTTCCTGGTGTCGGACGATGCCTCGTTCATCACCGGCCGGACCATCCAGGCCGACGGTGGCTGGTTCTGA
- a CDS encoding SMI1/KNR4 family protein, producing the protein MAHFEDVRDTFWMDGTSYGVQPPVTDEIIRETERLLDVTLPAPLVDLLRAQNGGLVADGRSAFPTDRPNSWSEDHVPFDTLMGIGRREPMTSLLDSPYLVAEWGLPSPVVLLSGDGHCWIGLDYRRCGRHGEPSVTWFDADDNTELALARDFRSFVEGLTSAHDFTGDVHPEGASS; encoded by the coding sequence ATGGCGCACTTCGAGGACGTCAGGGACACCTTCTGGATGGACGGCACCAGCTACGGCGTCCAGCCGCCGGTGACTGACGAGATCATTCGGGAAACGGAGCGTCTGCTTGACGTCACCCTCCCGGCTCCTCTGGTTGACCTGCTCCGAGCGCAGAACGGGGGCCTGGTAGCGGATGGAAGGAGTGCGTTCCCCACCGACCGGCCCAACTCGTGGAGTGAAGATCACGTTCCGTTCGACACGCTCATGGGCATAGGCCGCCGCGAGCCCATGACATCCCTCCTCGACAGCCCGTATCTGGTCGCCGAATGGGGGCTGCCTTCACCGGTCGTGCTTCTGTCCGGTGACGGGCACTGTTGGATCGGGCTCGACTACCGGCGGTGCGGGCGGCACGGTGAACCGTCGGTGACGTGGTTCGATGCCGACGACAACACAGAGCTGGCCCTTGCCCGGGACTTTCGGTCCTTCGTTGAGGGCCTCACCTCCGCGCACGACTTCACCGGGGACGTTCACCCCGAGGGGGCGTCGTCCTGA
- a CDS encoding Dyp-type peroxidase, which produces MAHETSATLEEGWSGEGCPASAFARRSFLHGAAAGLAGAAGATVLGSSAASADPTVEIKAEPKSRTIPFHGHHQAGIATLPQQDAIFVSFDVTASSRAKLTDLFRTLTSRARFLTAGGRPPKVPRTAAPSDNGIMGPTFVADGLTLTVGVGASLFDSRYGLSKRKPVQLITMKPFRHDNLDPALSQGDLLIQICADHRDTTVHALLDILTHTKSAMKLRWRIDGQRNPERPVGVRRDWFGFKDGISNPTLSDEAQMNQVVWVQPKSAEPAWTAGGTYHVVRIVHFFIEAWQKVPVAQQERIFGRRKASGAPMYAADENATDLLDPIYTNDPQGLITPLNSHIRLANPQTPQTAATSTILRRSYDYDRSPNPPELDMGHAFVCFQRKLNTYIAMQTRLEDEALVPFISPRGGGYFFALPGVRDEKDYYARALLA; this is translated from the coding sequence ATGGCTCACGAGACATCCGCGACCCTGGAGGAAGGGTGGAGCGGCGAAGGGTGCCCGGCGAGTGCGTTTGCCCGGCGGTCGTTTCTTCACGGCGCCGCCGCGGGCCTGGCAGGAGCGGCGGGCGCTACCGTCCTGGGCAGCAGTGCGGCGAGTGCCGACCCGACGGTCGAGATCAAGGCGGAACCGAAATCCCGCACGATTCCCTTTCATGGTCATCACCAGGCAGGCATCGCCACTCTGCCCCAACAGGACGCAATTTTCGTCTCGTTCGACGTGACCGCCTCCAGCCGTGCGAAGCTCACCGACCTTTTCCGCACGCTGACCTCGCGAGCCCGCTTCCTCACGGCGGGCGGCAGGCCACCGAAGGTGCCGCGGACCGCAGCGCCATCGGACAACGGCATCATGGGACCCACGTTCGTGGCGGATGGTCTCACCCTGACAGTCGGAGTGGGTGCGTCCCTCTTCGACAGCCGCTACGGATTGAGCAAGCGCAAGCCGGTCCAGCTCATTACGATGAAGCCTTTCCGCCATGACAACCTGGACCCCGCGCTGAGCCAGGGTGACCTGCTGATCCAGATCTGCGCCGATCACCGCGACACGACGGTGCACGCATTGCTCGACATCCTGACCCACACCAAATCAGCGATGAAGCTGCGCTGGCGCATTGACGGCCAGCGCAATCCGGAGCGTCCTGTCGGTGTCCGGCGCGACTGGTTCGGCTTCAAGGACGGAATCTCCAACCCGACCCTCTCCGATGAGGCCCAGATGAATCAGGTGGTCTGGGTCCAGCCGAAGAGCGCCGAACCGGCCTGGACCGCAGGCGGCACGTACCACGTGGTGCGTATCGTGCACTTCTTCATCGAGGCGTGGCAGAAGGTGCCCGTTGCTCAACAGGAGCGGATCTTCGGCCGCCGCAAGGCGAGCGGCGCGCCCATGTACGCCGCGGATGAGAACGCCACGGATCTCCTCGATCCCATCTACACCAACGACCCGCAGGGCCTGATCACCCCGCTGAACTCTCACATCCGCCTCGCCAATCCCCAGACTCCGCAGACCGCGGCGACCAGCACGATCCTGCGTCGGAGTTACGACTACGACCGGAGCCCCAACCCGCCGGAACTCGACATGGGGCATGCATTCGTCTGCTTCCAGCGGAAGCTGAACACCTACATCGCCATGCAGACCCGGCTGGAAGACGAAGCACTGGTGCCGTTCATCAGCCCCAGGGGCGGGGGTTACTTCTTCGCGCTTCCCGGTGTTCGGGACGAGAAGGACTACTACGCCCGCGCACTCCTGGCCTGA
- a CDS encoding YVTN family beta-propeller repeat protein, which produces MFSALRTRFGSGRRRPGRTLRPVLAAGIGILLISCTATAPIHKESPRLAAPTHGSASGRVYVTNQQDNTLSVIDAGTYKVVATVPAGVAPEGVAVTKDGRRVYIANSGSARVSVLDTGNNKIVKTVKVGKSPTGVGLSPDGTSLYVTNGSSNNVSVIDTRTNRVTATIPVGKSPVNVAFSPDGGTAYVANSGSGNLSVINTSTRRVTRKLSAGRSPVGVAITPDGKSAYVADEVAAHVLVVGTRSGKATAVPVGEGPFDTAVGPDGRFAYSAVLGPGNVSVIDIGNHRVSATIALGPPGTDPFNLEVTNDAIYVTNQGAGTLTVIDPHSHDVVATVTLGDSPYGVAVS; this is translated from the coding sequence ATGTTCTCTGCCCTGCGGACCCGATTCGGCAGCGGCCGTCGCCGACCCGGCAGGACGCTCCGACCGGTACTCGCGGCGGGCATCGGGATCCTGTTGATCTCCTGTACGGCCACCGCCCCGATCCACAAGGAATCCCCTCGGCTGGCTGCGCCCACTCACGGCAGTGCCAGTGGCCGCGTGTATGTCACGAACCAGCAGGACAACACGCTCTCGGTGATCGACGCCGGTACCTACAAGGTCGTCGCAACCGTGCCGGCCGGCGTGGCGCCCGAAGGCGTCGCGGTCACCAAGGACGGCAGACGCGTGTACATCGCCAACAGCGGCTCGGCCCGGGTCTCGGTCCTCGACACCGGGAACAACAAGATCGTCAAAACCGTGAAGGTCGGGAAGAGCCCCACCGGTGTCGGGCTCAGCCCCGATGGCACGTCCCTCTATGTCACCAACGGCAGTTCGAACAACGTCTCGGTGATCGACACCCGAACCAACCGGGTAACCGCGACCATCCCGGTCGGCAAGTCTCCGGTGAACGTGGCGTTCAGTCCTGACGGCGGTACGGCCTACGTGGCGAATTCCGGGTCCGGCAACCTGTCGGTCATCAACACCAGCACGCGCCGCGTCACCAGGAAACTTTCCGCAGGGCGCTCCCCGGTGGGCGTCGCCATCACCCCGGACGGCAAGTCGGCCTACGTCGCCGACGAGGTGGCAGCACACGTCCTCGTGGTCGGAACCCGTTCCGGCAAGGCGACCGCCGTGCCCGTAGGAGAGGGCCCCTTCGACACGGCCGTCGGGCCCGACGGCCGCTTCGCCTACTCCGCCGTTCTCGGCCCGGGCAACGTATCCGTGATCGACATCGGCAACCACCGCGTCTCGGCAACCATTGCCCTGGGCCCGCCCGGCACCGATCCGTTCAACCTGGAGGTCACCAACGACGCGATCTACGTCACGAACCAGGGAGCAGGCACCCTCACGGTCATCGACCCGCATTCCCACGACGTCGTCGCGACGGTCACCCTCGGCGACAGCCCCTACGGCGTGGCGGTGAGCTGA
- a CDS encoding PP2C family protein-serine/threonine phosphatase — MGVRRASVDRLLEQPSGRGLVAIPLALIVVITVVDIHSPADVHLGPLLVIAPALTASFAGPWLTAAIGVLAVAAQVFIALLHGGLATTNHISQIAALTVLSALVVFVCYVRERRGRQLSRARSVAEAAQRVLLRPPPHRIGPLRVSWLYLAAEDETQIGGDLFAIARAAHPGTRVIIGDVRGKGMAAIGEASVVLSAFREGAHRCATLPELTAVLEESFCLNVEDVSDTRHDPGEHFITALVLDIPDHDAQAQMVNCGHCPPLLVHDHQVTVLHSRRPAPPLGMCSLPASSHRADPFPFETGDILLLYTDGVIEARSPTGAFYPLAERVASFSATSPDALLRNIHDDLLAHVGEQPTDDAALLVIERTASHHLHRPHLE, encoded by the coding sequence ATGGGTGTCCGGCGCGCTTCGGTGGACCGCCTCCTTGAGCAGCCGTCGGGCCGCGGATTGGTGGCGATCCCGCTCGCGTTGATCGTAGTGATCACTGTGGTGGACATCCACTCGCCGGCCGATGTCCATCTGGGGCCGTTGCTGGTCATCGCGCCCGCACTCACCGCCTCCTTCGCCGGCCCGTGGCTGACTGCGGCAATCGGCGTTCTGGCTGTGGCCGCTCAGGTATTCATCGCTCTTCTCCACGGCGGGCTGGCCACGACCAACCACATTTCGCAGATCGCCGCCCTGACCGTGCTCTCCGCTTTGGTGGTTTTCGTCTGCTACGTGCGGGAGCGGCGCGGTCGTCAGCTGAGCCGGGCACGATCGGTGGCCGAAGCGGCACAGCGAGTGCTGCTGCGGCCCCCACCCCACCGGATCGGACCGTTGCGCGTGTCCTGGCTGTATCTGGCTGCCGAGGACGAGACCCAGATCGGCGGCGACCTGTTTGCGATCGCCCGCGCCGCCCATCCCGGCACCCGGGTGATCATCGGTGACGTCCGCGGCAAGGGCATGGCCGCCATCGGAGAGGCATCGGTGGTACTGAGCGCGTTCCGTGAAGGTGCTCACCGGTGCGCCACGCTGCCCGAGCTCACGGCGGTACTCGAGGAGAGCTTCTGCCTGAACGTGGAGGATGTGTCCGATACCAGGCACGACCCCGGGGAACACTTCATCACCGCCCTCGTACTCGACATTCCCGACCACGACGCACAGGCCCAGATGGTCAACTGCGGTCATTGCCCGCCCCTGCTGGTGCACGATCACCAGGTGACGGTCCTGCACTCGCGCCGCCCCGCACCCCCACTGGGCATGTGCTCGTTGCCCGCCTCAAGCCACCGCGCCGACCCGTTCCCCTTCGAAACCGGCGACATCCTGCTGCTCTACACCGACGGCGTCATCGAAGCCCGCTCGCCGACCGGAGCCTTCTACCCGCTCGCCGAGCGCGTCGCCTCCTTCTCCGCCACCAGCCCCGATGCCCTGCTGCGAAACATCCACGATGACCTGCTCGCCCACGTCGGCGAGCAGCCCACCGACGACGCCGCCCTCCTGGTCATCGAACGCACCGCCTCCCACCACCTCCACCGGCCGCACCTGGAGTGA
- a CDS encoding MerR family transcriptional regulator translates to MTAEDPLGRLDDDDYPAYTMGRAAEILGTTPAFLRAIGEARLITPLRSEGGHRRYSRYQLKIAARARELVDQGTPVEAACRIIILEDQLDEAQRINEELRRPATQSRSKFGA, encoded by the coding sequence ATGACCGCAGAAGATCCGCTCGGCCGTCTCGACGACGACGACTACCCCGCCTACACCATGGGCCGGGCTGCCGAAATACTCGGCACGACCCCCGCATTCCTGCGGGCCATCGGCGAAGCCCGCCTCATCACTCCGTTGCGCTCCGAAGGCGGCCACCGCCGCTACTCCCGCTACCAGCTGAAAATCGCCGCCCGCGCCCGTGAACTCGTCGACCAGGGCACTCCGGTCGAGGCGGCCTGCCGCATCATCATCCTCGAGGACCAGCTCGACGAAGCCCAGCGCATCAACGAAGAACTGCGCCGCCCCGCCACCCAGTCCCGCTCCAAGTTCGGCGCCTGA
- a CDS encoding alpha-ketoglutarate-dependent dioxygenase AlkB gives MASHQLQGSLFDQSDDVRLRPLDGLRRTELGDGAWIDLLPGWLSGADALFEQLATDVPWKAERRQMYERVVDVPRLLAFYRAGEPLPHPVLDEARQALSTHYAAELGEAFTTAGLCHYRDGRDSVAWHGDRIGRGAREDTMVAILSVGAPRDLLLRPCRGGDVVRRPLGHGDLIVMGGSCQRTWEHAIPKTARAAGGRISIQFRPHGVQ, from the coding sequence ATGGCATCGCACCAGCTCCAGGGCTCCCTGTTCGATCAGAGCGACGACGTGCGCCTACGCCCACTGGACGGGCTCCGCAGAACCGAGCTCGGCGACGGCGCCTGGATCGACCTGCTCCCGGGCTGGCTGAGCGGCGCCGACGCCCTCTTCGAACAGTTGGCCACGGACGTTCCGTGGAAGGCCGAGCGACGGCAGATGTACGAGCGGGTCGTGGACGTCCCGCGCCTGCTCGCCTTCTACCGCGCCGGCGAACCGCTGCCGCACCCCGTCCTCGACGAGGCGCGGCAGGCACTCTCCACGCACTACGCCGCCGAGCTCGGCGAAGCCTTCACGACGGCCGGCCTGTGCCACTACCGCGACGGGCGCGACAGCGTGGCCTGGCACGGCGACCGCATCGGCAGGGGAGCCCGCGAGGACACGATGGTCGCCATCCTCTCCGTGGGAGCGCCCCGCGACCTGCTGCTGCGCCCGTGCCGCGGCGGTGATGTCGTCCGGCGGCCGCTCGGACACGGCGACCTGATCGTGATGGGCGGCTCCTGCCAGCGGACCTGGGAGCATGCCATCCCCAAGACCGCGCGGGCCGCGGGAGGGCGCATCAGCATCCAGTTCCGGCCGCACGGGGTGCAGTGA
- a CDS encoding ATP-dependent Clp protease ATP-binding subunit: MTDGQKGPEDHGPDPLGDFLSHFLGSGQGGEPPDPRRIDFSRLLSGPARQLVTVAASYAAQHGSTDLDTEHLLRAALSTEPTRRMVSRAGADPDALAAEIDRQAGEGPPRHFIAVTPAVKRALLDAHEIARSTGASYIGPEHVLVALAANRDSAAGQMLNAAHFSPPTGARDGLAPAPGSAGQRHGPAERNTPNLDKFGRDLTDLAREGRIDPVIGRDAEIEQTIEVLARRSKNNPVMIGEAGVGKTAIVEGLAQRIADSDVPDILLGRRVVQLDLSGVVAGTRFRGDFEERLTGLIDEIRAHSGELIIFIDELHTVVGAGGGSEGGPMDASNMLKPALARGELHVVGASTLEEYRRYIEKDAALARRFQPVLIPEPSPADAVEILRGLQDRYEAHHQVRYTDEALFAAVELSDRYLTDRYLPDKAIDLMDQAGARVRLRSSTRGTNVRALEREVEQLTRDKDQAVAAEQYERASELRDRLTDLEQRIAGGNDVKQPRSHVAEVTVEDIADIVSRQTGIPVSSLTQEERERLLGLEEHLHKRVIGQDEAVTAVADAVMRSRAGLADPSRPIGSFLFLGPTGVGKTELARALAEALFGSEDRMIRLDMSEYQERHTVSRLVGAPPGYVGFEEAGQFTEAVRRNPYSLLLLDEIEKAHPDVFNILLQVLDDGRLTDSQGRTIDFKNTVIVMTSNLGSQAITGRGGAMGFGAGDTDADEQARRERVLRPLREHFRPEFLNRIDEIVIFRQLADQQLRQITNMLLDDSRRRLRAQDVTVDVTLAAVEWLAQRGYQPEYGARPLRRTIQREVDNRLSRMLLDGSLQPHSRLRIDVADGELTIHKEEESEHPAS, from the coding sequence ATGACCGACGGACAGAAGGGTCCCGAGGACCACGGTCCGGACCCCCTCGGAGACTTCCTCTCGCACTTCCTCGGCAGCGGACAGGGTGGCGAGCCGCCCGACCCGCGGCGCATCGACTTCAGCCGGCTGTTGAGCGGCCCCGCACGGCAGCTCGTCACCGTCGCCGCGTCCTATGCCGCCCAGCACGGAAGTACCGACCTCGACACGGAGCATCTCTTGCGGGCCGCGCTCTCCACCGAGCCGACGCGCCGCATGGTCTCGCGAGCGGGCGCCGATCCCGATGCGCTCGCCGCCGAGATCGACCGGCAGGCCGGGGAAGGGCCGCCGCGCCACTTCATCGCCGTCACGCCGGCGGTCAAGCGCGCTCTCCTCGACGCCCATGAGATCGCGCGCTCCACCGGCGCCTCCTATATCGGCCCGGAACACGTACTGGTGGCACTCGCCGCCAACCGCGACTCCGCAGCGGGCCAGATGCTCAACGCCGCGCACTTCTCGCCGCCCACCGGTGCCCGGGACGGCCTCGCACCCGCGCCCGGCAGCGCCGGCCAGCGTCACGGCCCGGCCGAGCGGAACACCCCCAACCTGGACAAGTTCGGCCGCGACCTCACCGACCTGGCCCGGGAGGGCCGTATCGACCCGGTCATCGGCCGTGACGCGGAGATCGAGCAGACCATTGAGGTCCTCGCCCGCCGGAGCAAGAACAATCCCGTCATGATCGGCGAGGCCGGAGTGGGCAAGACCGCCATCGTCGAGGGACTGGCCCAGCGCATCGCGGACAGCGACGTGCCGGACATCCTGCTGGGTCGGCGTGTCGTCCAGCTCGACCTCTCAGGAGTCGTTGCCGGTACCCGCTTCCGCGGGGACTTCGAGGAACGGCTCACCGGCCTCATCGACGAAATCCGCGCCCACTCGGGCGAGCTGATCATCTTCATCGACGAACTGCATACCGTCGTCGGGGCGGGCGGCGGCTCCGAGGGTGGCCCGATGGACGCGAGCAACATGCTCAAGCCTGCCCTGGCCCGCGGCGAACTCCATGTCGTGGGGGCCAGCACGCTCGAGGAGTACCGCCGCTACATCGAGAAGGACGCCGCGCTCGCCCGCCGGTTCCAGCCGGTCCTGATCCCCGAACCCAGCCCGGCGGACGCCGTCGAGATCCTGCGGGGTCTCCAGGACCGCTACGAAGCCCATCACCAGGTCCGCTATACCGACGAGGCACTGTTCGCCGCCGTCGAGCTGTCCGACCGCTACCTCACCGACCGCTACCTGCCCGACAAAGCGATCGACCTCATGGACCAGGCCGGCGCACGGGTCCGGCTGCGCTCCTCCACCCGCGGCACCAACGTCCGCGCCCTGGAACGCGAAGTGGAGCAACTCACCCGGGACAAGGACCAGGCCGTCGCCGCCGAGCAGTACGAGCGGGCGTCCGAGCTGCGCGACCGACTCACCGACCTCGAGCAGAGGATCGCCGGGGGAAACGACGTAAAGCAGCCCCGCAGCCATGTCGCCGAGGTCACCGTCGAAGACATAGCCGACATCGTGTCCCGTCAGACCGGAATTCCCGTCAGCAGCCTCACCCAGGAGGAGCGGGAACGGCTGCTGGGCCTGGAGGAACATCTGCACAAGCGCGTCATCGGCCAGGACGAAGCGGTGACCGCCGTCGCCGATGCCGTCATGCGGTCGCGGGCCGGTCTGGCCGACCCCAGCCGCCCGATCGGGAGCTTCCTCTTCCTCGGCCCCACCGGCGTCGGCAAGACCGAACTCGCCCGCGCGCTCGCGGAGGCGCTCTTCGGGAGCGAGGACCGGATGATCCGTCTCGACATGAGCGAGTACCAGGAACGGCACACCGTCAGCCGCCTGGTCGGCGCTCCCCCCGGCTACGTCGGCTTCGAGGAGGCCGGACAGTTCACCGAAGCGGTGCGAAGGAACCCCTACTCGCTGCTGCTCCTGGACGAGATCGAGAAGGCGCACCCCGACGTCTTCAACATCCTGCTGCAGGTACTCGACGACGGACGGCTCACCGACTCCCAGGGCCGCACGATCGATTTCAAGAACACCGTCATCGTCATGACCAGCAACCTCGGTTCGCAGGCCATCACGGGTCGCGGCGGCGCGATGGGCTTCGGTGCCGGCGATACGGACGCCGACGAGCAGGCCCGCCGCGAGCGGGTGCTGCGCCCCCTGCGCGAACACTTCCGGCCGGAGTTCCTCAATCGCATCGACGAGATCGTGATCTTCCGCCAACTCGCCGACCAGCAGCTACGGCAGATCACCAACATGCTGCTGGACGACTCCAGACGCCGGCTCCGCGCCCAGGACGTCACCGTCGACGTCACCCTGGCTGCTGTCGAATGGCTCGCCCAACGCGGCTACCAGCCCGAATACGGCGCACGCCCGTTGCGTCGTACGATCCAGCGCGAGGTGGACAACCGGCTCTCCCGCATGCTGCTCGACGGTAGCCTGCAGCCCCACAGCCGCCTCCGGATCGACGTCGCCGACGGTGAGCTGACCATCCACAAAGAGGAAGAGTCGGAGCATCCCGCGAGCTGA
- a CDS encoding multicopper oxidase family protein produces MRSRSKLPELATAVVAAIALLVGGCAGERSPDREPAQAVPVRSQSPAVAQGAPLEEPAQLVSSNGVLRVELVVERRKVEVGGRKLWALTYNGRYMPPTLRIRPGDKLDLSMKNSLDEFTNLHVHGLHVSPSGNSDNVFVHIRPGETFHYAYQFPKNLAPGTYWYHSHAHTMSAPQVAGGMSGVLIVDGLQQYLPTGLRHITEHVIALKDFQVEGDAVRTKGLHIGAPTNRTVNGQLNPTIRIRPGETQLWRLANISANIYYKLRLQGQRFRVIAHDANPVDRIWTADSLLLAAGTRFDVLVQGGPVGRTQLQTLAYNTGPAGNKFPQSTLATLVTEGPSAHPVALPRSPFAPTDDLSHAVIAARRTLVFSENKDGTEFYINGKQFDPNRVDIRSKLNTVEEWTVRNDSNEEHSFHVHVDDFQLMSINGRPHHGHGLQDTASVPAKGRLVIRIHFTNYTGKTVYHCHILNHEDAGMMAVLEIVK; encoded by the coding sequence ATGCGGTCCCGATCGAAGCTGCCCGAACTCGCCACTGCCGTCGTTGCCGCCATCGCCCTCCTGGTCGGTGGCTGCGCCGGCGAACGGTCACCGGACCGGGAACCGGCGCAGGCGGTGCCCGTTCGCTCCCAGTCGCCGGCGGTTGCGCAGGGCGCCCCACTGGAGGAACCGGCGCAGCTGGTGAGCAGCAACGGGGTCCTGCGGGTGGAACTCGTCGTGGAGAGGCGAAAGGTGGAGGTGGGCGGGCGCAAGCTGTGGGCCCTCACCTACAACGGCCGATACATGCCTCCCACGCTGCGTATCCGGCCGGGGGACAAGCTGGACCTGTCGATGAAGAACTCGCTGGACGAGTTCACCAATCTGCATGTTCACGGACTTCACGTGTCGCCGAGCGGCAACTCCGACAACGTCTTCGTCCACATCCGTCCCGGCGAGACGTTCCACTACGCCTACCAGTTCCCGAAGAACCTCGCCCCCGGCACTTACTGGTACCACTCACATGCGCACACGATGTCCGCGCCGCAGGTCGCCGGCGGCATGTCGGGCGTCCTCATCGTCGACGGACTGCAGCAGTACCTGCCGACGGGCTTGCGCCACATCACCGAGCACGTCATCGCGCTCAAGGACTTCCAGGTCGAGGGCGATGCGGTCAGGACCAAAGGCCTGCACATCGGCGCACCCACCAACCGCACGGTCAACGGCCAGCTGAACCCGACCATCCGCATCCGTCCGGGCGAGACCCAGCTGTGGCGGCTGGCCAACATCAGCGCCAACATCTACTACAAGCTCCGCCTGCAAGGTCAGCGGTTCCGTGTGATCGCCCACGACGCCAACCCCGTTGACCGGATCTGGACGGCAGACTCGCTGCTCCTCGCGGCAGGCACCCGCTTCGACGTGCTCGTACAGGGTGGTCCGGTCGGCCGTACCCAGTTGCAGACGCTCGCCTACAACACAGGGCCGGCCGGCAACAAGTTCCCGCAGTCCACCCTGGCAACCCTGGTGACCGAGGGGCCCTCCGCGCATCCGGTGGCCCTGCCCAGGTCGCCCTTCGCACCGACCGACGACCTGAGCCACGCGGTGATCGCCGCACGGCGCACCCTCGTGTTCTCCGAGAACAAGGACGGCACCGAGTTCTACATCAACGGCAAGCAGTTCGACCCGAACCGGGTGGACATCCGGTCGAAGCTGAACACGGTGGAGGAGTGGACCGTGCGCAACGACAGCAACGAGGAACACTCGTTCCATGTGCACGTCGACGATTTCCAGTTGATGAGCATCAACGGCCGTCCGCACCATGGTCACGGTTTGCAGGACACGGCGAGCGTGCCCGCCAAGGGCCGGCTTGTGATCCGGATTCATTTCACGAACTACACCGGCAAGACCGTCTATCACTGCCACATCCTCAATCACGAGGACGCGGGCATGATGGCGGTGCTCGAGATCGTCAAGTAG